DNA from Balearica regulorum gibbericeps isolate bBalReg1 chromosome 18, bBalReg1.pri, whole genome shotgun sequence:
GCCGCGCCGGGGAGGAGCGGGGTCGGGAGAACAATGGTGGCGGTCGCTGCGCCGCCAACGGCCACGGCCACGGCCGCCCGCGCGGCGCTCCGGGGCCAGCACGTAGCCCGGAGCCGAGACGGCTCCCGCGGAGCGCTCGGGTCGCCGCCGCAGATGCTCACGCAGCCTAGAGAGGCGATTCCGCGTCCAAGCGCCTCACCGTTCTCAGAGTGCTCGCAGAACCGAGTAACGGAGTTCACGCCCGGGGCTGCGGCGATGTCCTTACGAGGGGACGATCCCTCAGACTGCGCGTCGCTCGCTTTGGCGGATCCGAACTGCCACCGCTGGGACAAAAGAAACTCCGGAATTTCCCCCCGGGGCTCGACACTGAAGTGAAAGGTGAGCAGCAGCGAAGGGATCGTGGAGGCGGGGCTGGACGCGGAGATATCCTCGTCGCCCGGTACCGATCTGAAGCCAGCGATGGCAGGAAGAAAGCCTGAGCTGGCGGGTGCCTCAGGAGCCACCGGTGTGGCACCGTACGTGCGCTGGGGCCGGCGACACCGCGCGCCTAGGCGTGACCGGGCCGCCAAAGGGGGAAGCTGGGGACTGCGCTCTCGCAGCTGCCGGAGCGGGGCTCGGTCGCCAGCACCGCTCGGCGCCCGGACAGCGCTGTCAGGCCGACGGCGGCGGGGACGCTGGGCGACCCGTACCGCAGCGCGGATTTCCCAAGAAGTGCGCCCGCCTGGCCCAACGCGCGGGGAGAAACGCAGCCGGCGGAGGGGGAGCCCCGCCGTCCAACGTGAGGGGGTGCCCAGGGGGCTGAGGACAGTCCGTGCCGTGCCCACCGCCCCACCCGcgccctgcccagcctctggGCGAGGGATGAAGCCGCGACGCCCGCGCCGCGCTCACCGAAAGCTTCGGCCGCGCTCCAGCGCGTCCGCCGGCCCGGGCTCCCCCCGCAGAGATGCGCCCTCGGCCTGCCCGGCACTCCggaccccctccccccccccgcgctcCCCACAGCGTTCGCCCCCGTGCGCCAGCCGAGCACTCCGCAGCATCACGCACGACGGCTCCGCCTCAGTACCTGAGTCACGTCCCGCGCCTCAGCGTGAGGATGCCCGTGCTCGCGCCGGACCCGCTGCCCGCTTTCCCCGTGCGCCCGGACAGACCCGCCCCAGCCCGTCTGCGTCCCGTTGGCTGCGGAGCGCTCCGGCGCGACAGGTCGGTGGTGCTCGCCCCTCCCACGCCAGAGAGGGGGCGCCCGGGTCCTAGCGCCGTCACGTGACTTCTTCCCGCCGCTACAGGTTCGCCCGCGCAGGGGCATCCCGGCCGCGTGCGACCCGGCTCCGCCAGCCCGCCCGAAGCGGAGCCCCGTGGGCGCCCAGGGCCGTGCGCGGTGGTGCACCAGGCACCGGTACGAGCTGTCCGTTGCTTGCAGAGGGCTGCACGCGGGGCTGGATCCTGCCCGCGTGCAATGCTGGCCTGGCTGCCGAGGACAGCACGACCTGAGCAATGGGCTTAAACGTCTGAATTGGCTTCTGCAGTGGAGGTTTGTTCTGTGCTGCCGCTTCTACTTTTCAGGGAGTGATCACAGTTTCTTTGTTGTCTCCTCATAAGAAAGACTTTTATGAgcttccttgttttgttttggggttgtggtggggttttttccttagtCATTTTGCTAGTGATACTGTGCTTTGTGCAGCTACCTTACAGGCTTTCCTCCTCATTCTTTATGAAGGGAGCACCGCCTGCAAATACGCCTGCTTGAGATATCTCTCCTTTTACATCCAGATGGACTAAGCTTTCTGCACTGATCTGCTGTGGCTCTACTGCTGTTCATACAAATGTTGAACTATAAAACTGAGGGTGTGTTgatattgctattattatttagCATTCATGCAAGTTGTGATGGACTTCTAAAGTGCAGTACAGAAAGCAGCACTCCTTAGGCTACTCAGGGCTTAGGAAATTCAGGAATAGGAGCTTCACTCCTTTGTATGCTTACAGCACCCAATCCAGCAGGTAGGGCAGTGATCATCCTactgtactcagcactggtgaggctgcacctcaactactgtgttcagttttgggcccctcagtacaagaaggacactgaggtgctggagcgtgtccagagaagggcaacgaagctggtcaagggtctggagcacaagtctgatgaggaacggctgagagaactggggttgtttagcctggagaagaggaggctgagg
Protein-coding regions in this window:
- the LOC142604454 gene encoding uncharacterized protein LOC142604454, with translation MPLRGRTCSGGKKSRDGARTRAPPLWRGRGEHHRPVAPERSAANGTQTGWGGSVRAHGESGQRVRREHGHPHAEARDVTQAGQGAGGAVGTARTVLSPLGTPSRWTAGLPLRRLRFSPRVGPGGRTSWEIRAAVRVAQRPRRRRPDSAVRAPSGAGDRAPLRQLRERSPQLPPLAARSRLGARCRRPQRTYGATPVAPEAPASSGFLPAIAGFRSVPGDEDISASSPASTIPSLLLTFHFSVEPRGEIPEFLLSQRWQFGSAKASDAQSEGSSPRKDIAAAPGVNSVTRFCEHSENGEALGRGIASLGCVSICGGDPSAPREPSRLRATCWPRSAARAAVAVAVGGAATATIVLPTPLLPGAAGRRSPRASLGKEPFFATARNPREKVFGLPYSKRFCGGKKKHTKTRLNYSNTTSSLAQTVSSGCGNTLFVSRGSGSLLRRGSWQFKNVKQNPLVQYTCSGSVGSITQGKL